Proteins from a genomic interval of Candidatus Poribacteria bacterium:
- a CDS encoding 5-deoxy-glucuronate isomerase has protein sequence MNVIYPTHLTEPQGKIKKPTEGYTEIVTPGEIGITKLHFGILNLTPEATFFDHSDDTEVALIALGGQCTLLVGHNGNKAYGVLGERPDVFHGEACIAHIPHHTTYEVLAGEAGIEIAVCKVPSYAESAAIILEAGETADEGETHLRIWENTLSGSADVNARGMYMMHTGEETICLHRFRDMDGVATFDVTRTVETVRVRLYHNDVLVVPEQDNIVSLTSEGVGYQLWVQPNLYRKG, from the coding sequence ATGAACGTTATTTACCCAACACACCTGACCGAACCGCAAGGTAAAATTAAAAAACCTACCGAGGGCTACACTGAAATTGTAACGCCCGGCGAAATAGGCATCACCAAACTCCATTTCGGAATTCTGAATCTCACCCCTGAAGCTACCTTTTTTGACCATTCTGATGATACGGAAGTCGCCTTGATTGCGTTAGGTGGACAGTGCACCTTGCTGGTCGGACATAACGGGAACAAAGCATACGGGGTTTTAGGTGAGCGTCCAGACGTTTTTCACGGTGAGGCGTGTATAGCACATATTCCACATCATACCACTTATGAGGTTCTCGCAGGCGAAGCGGGAATAGAAATCGCAGTTTGCAAAGTCCCATCATACGCCGAATCCGCTGCAATTATTTTAGAGGCAGGGGAGACAGCCGACGAAGGGGAGACGCACCTCAGAATATGGGAAAATACCCTATCGGGATCGGCAGATGTAAATGCAAGGGGCATGTATATGATGCATACGGGTGAGGAGACAATCTGTCTGCACAGGTTCCGAGATATGGATGGCGTTGCTACTTTCGATGTCACGCGCACCGTAGAGACGGTACGCGTGCGATTGTATCACAACGATGTGTTAGTGGTGCCAGAACAGGATAATATTGTATCATTGACTTCCGAAGGCGTTGGTTACCAGTTATGGGTACAGCCAAATTTGTATCGGAAAGGGTGA